TTGTTTCGGAAAAGTTTGTAGTGATGGGTCTGGCTTTGCAGGAGTTTTCACTCTCCCGGAAGTCATGACCAAAGAGGAGTGAACATGACTCAACGCATACAGAAGTGGCTCAACGGCGGCAAGTACCTCGAAGTCGACGGCCTGCAGATCTTCTACCAGGTCCATGGCCATGGGCCTGATCTATTGCTACTACACGGATACCCGTATAACAGCTACGACTTTCACCTGGTCGTGCCCGAGCTGGCGAGAAGCCACCGCGTTGTGCTGTTCGATTTTCCCGGCATGGGTTTCTCTGATAAGCCGCGGCAGCACGAGTACACCTTCGCAGGCTATGCAAAGGTCGTGAACGCACTCGCGCGCCACCTCGAAATTCGCGAGGCCGACATTCTCGCGCATGACCTCGGCGTCAGTGTCGCGCAAGAGCTGTTGGCACAGCAGAGTGAGAGCTCCTTCAAGTTTCGCTCGGTCGCGTTCATGAACGGAGGCCTATTCACCGATGTCTATCGCCCGCGGCTGATACAGCGTGTGCTCTCGCAGTCACCCGACTGGCTGGGCGCGTTTCTGAGTCAGCGCATTGGGCGCAAGGCTGTCGAACGACCCGTCGTTTCACTCTTTGGCAGGGACACGAAACCGTCAGCAGAGCTGCTCGACGACTTCTGGAGTATTCTAAACTTCAAAGAAGGTAAGGCAATTGCTTATCGCATCGGCCGGCTGGTCTTTGAAAAAGAAAAACACCAGCAGCGCTGGCATCAAGCCATGCGCGAAACAAAAACTCCGCTCTGCTACATCTGCGGGCCTGCAGACCCCAACTCGGGCCGTCACATGGCCGAGCGCTACCGGCAGCATCTGCCGCAATCACCGGTCTATTTTCTAAGCGACACGATTGGCCACTGGCCTCAGCTCGAGGCGCCCGAAGAAGTGCTGCAACAGCTGGGCGAGTTCTGGCGGCGCTTTCGCTAGACGTTTGGTAGACTGGCCGCACGCTGGCGTCAGAGTCCCATGATTGCGTGCTGGCATAACCTGCGGGGCGACAGCCCGATCACCTGGCTGTTTGTTTTGCTCTTTGCAATTTGGTGCCTCATGCTGCAAAGCGACCTGCGAAAATTGTGGCGCGGCATTCGCAGCGGCAAGATGCCCCTTCTGGGTGCGCGGCCATGGGCAGAGGGGTACCATGCGGTTGATTGGCAGACATCGCGCGCTCGCTATATCTACATGGTCGCACGCAACCTGGTTTGGCTGGCATTACTCTGCGCGGCGGTGCTATTTACGCCGTGGGCCTTGTGCCATCTCACGCCGCGCATTTGAGTGGTGTGCCCCTGAAAAAAAGAGACTTTACCGGCACCGAGATGCATTTTCGTAACCGCATGCGAGTCAGAAACCATTTCAAGTTTTCTAGTGCGCATTCCATTGCCGCGGCAGTGGCTGCGGCTATGCTGCTCGGTCTCACCTGTGTGACGACATTGGACGTTCGCCGTACACGCCACGCATTTACGGCTCTCTGCCCCAGTCACGTTTTTTCAGCCGACTATTTTGATCGTGATGAGGGCATAGCACTTTGCCCGCAAACGATAAGACGCGAATCGGAATGGTTCGGTTTGTCAGGCCCCGTGCTCACCCTCGAAGACAGCAGTGACCTTCTGGCGTTCGACAAGGCCGGAAACCTTGTTCAAATCTCAGGCTATAGCAGCTATTTCGGCAATTATTCTGCACCGATCGTGCGTGACGGAAACAATCTGCGCTACCGCATCGGTGATACCGAATT
The sequence above is a segment of the Turneriella parva DSM 21527 genome. Coding sequences within it:
- a CDS encoding alpha/beta fold hydrolase is translated as MTQRIQKWLNGGKYLEVDGLQIFYQVHGHGPDLLLLHGYPYNSYDFHLVVPELARSHRVVLFDFPGMGFSDKPRQHEYTFAGYAKVVNALARHLEIREADILAHDLGVSVAQELLAQQSESSFKFRSVAFMNGGLFTDVYRPRLIQRVLSQSPDWLGAFLSQRIGRKAVERPVVSLFGRDTKPSAELLDDFWSILNFKEGKAIAYRIGRLVFEKEKHQQRWHQAMRETKTPLCYICGPADPNSGRHMAERYRQHLPQSPVYFLSDTIGHWPQLEAPEEVLQQLGEFWRRFR